The following are encoded together in the Pseudoalteromonas piscicida genome:
- a CDS encoding phosphatidylglycerophosphatase A: MAKQYVFNLKKPHQFFALGFGLGLAKKAPGTFGTFAALPFIFATQGTPIWLQCLVAIVMTLFGIWVCGKTAGDVNVHDHPAIVWDEVAGFYITMIGAALSWQSLIVGFILFRFFDILKPGPIRWLDKRLHGGSGIMLDDVLAGIFSLICVQALFKTGILV; encoded by the coding sequence TTGGCTAAGCAGTATGTATTTAATTTAAAGAAGCCACATCAATTCTTTGCACTCGGATTTGGTCTTGGTTTAGCGAAAAAAGCACCAGGCACTTTCGGCACATTCGCCGCATTGCCGTTTATTTTTGCAACCCAAGGCACACCAATTTGGCTGCAATGTCTTGTTGCAATTGTCATGACGTTATTTGGGATCTGGGTGTGTGGCAAAACAGCGGGCGATGTTAATGTTCACGACCATCCTGCCATCGTGTGGGATGAAGTGGCTGGCTTTTATATTACCATGATAGGGGCGGCACTTAGCTGGCAGTCATTAATCGTCGGCTTTATTTTGTTCCGCTTTTTCGATATTTTGAAACCGGGTCCGATAAGATGGCTCGATAAACGCTTGCACGGTGGTTCTGGGATCATGCTAGATGATGTATTAGCTGGCATTTTTTCATTGATTTGCGTGCAAGCTTTGTTTAAAACTGGCATTTTAGTCTAA
- the pomA gene encoding flagellar motor protein PomA produces MDLATVIGILGAIGLIVMSMVLSSDGQIAMFYNTPSVVIVFGGSIFIVLSNFTLGQFFGIGKVAGKAFMFKIETPEELIEKAVELADSARKGGFLALEEAEIPNQFMRKGVDMLVDGHDADVVRATLQKDISLTSSRHELGAGLFKSLADIAPAMGMIGTLIGLVAMLSNMDDPKAIGPAMAVALLTTLYGAFLANVVAIPIQVKLELRKDEEERNQRLILDAILGIQDGQNPKVIEGILKNYLPESKRGAEAEE; encoded by the coding sequence GTGGATTTAGCAACGGTAATAGGGATCCTGGGTGCCATAGGTTTAATTGTAATGTCCATGGTACTAAGTAGTGATGGCCAGATCGCTATGTTCTATAACACGCCTTCCGTCGTTATCGTATTTGGTGGTTCAATTTTTATCGTATTGTCTAACTTTACGCTTGGACAGTTTTTCGGAATTGGTAAAGTGGCCGGAAAGGCCTTTATGTTTAAGATTGAAACCCCAGAGGAGCTGATTGAGAAAGCCGTTGAGCTTGCTGATTCTGCGCGTAAAGGTGGTTTTTTAGCATTAGAAGAAGCCGAAATTCCCAACCAGTTTATGCGTAAAGGCGTCGATATGCTAGTCGATGGTCATGATGCTGATGTTGTACGTGCCACACTGCAAAAAGATATTTCCCTGACGTCTTCAAGACATGAACTAGGCGCGGGTTTATTTAAATCCCTCGCAGATATTGCGCCTGCGATGGGCATGATCGGAACTCTCATAGGCTTGGTGGCTATGTTGTCTAACATGGACGACCCGAAAGCAATCGGGCCAGCTATGGCCGTTGCACTTTTAACAACTTTGTATGGTGCGTTCTTAGCTAACGTGGTAGCGATCCCTATTCAGGTTAAACTTGAGCTTCGTAAAGATGAAGAAGAGCGAAACCAGCGCCTTATCTTAGATGCAATCTTAGGCATTCAAGATGGTCAAAACCCAAAAGTTATTGAAGGCATCTTGAAAAATTATTTGCCTGAGTCTAAACGTGGCGCTGAGGCTGAGGAATAA
- the xseB gene encoding exodeoxyribonuclease VII small subunit, with translation MAVKKPDNLSFEEAMQELEQIVADMENGSLPLDQALKQFERGIKLAKASNQKLQQAEQQVAILMGEDEQAQLQSFDNEA, from the coding sequence ATGGCGGTAAAAAAACCTGATAACTTGAGCTTTGAAGAGGCCATGCAAGAGTTGGAACAAATCGTTGCAGACATGGAAAACGGTAGCCTACCTCTCGATCAAGCACTTAAACAATTTGAGCGTGGGATAAAGCTCGCAAAAGCGTCAAACCAAAAACTTCAGCAAGCTGAGCAACAGGTCGCTATTTTGATGGGCGAAGATGAGCAAGCACAATTACAGTCATTTGATAACGAAGCCTAA
- the nusB gene encoding transcription antitermination factor NusB, whose protein sequence is MKPAARRKARVLALQAIYSWQLSGNPIADIEQQMLIENDVTKVDVEYFKDLARGVVVNQKQLDEAIRPHLARPLEELDMVELAVLRVSAYELKFREDVPYKVAINEGIELAKMFGAEESHKFVNGVLDKAVKFIRK, encoded by the coding sequence GTGAAACCAGCAGCTAGACGCAAAGCACGTGTACTTGCTTTACAAGCTATTTATTCTTGGCAGCTAAGTGGTAACCCAATTGCCGATATCGAACAGCAAATGCTGATCGAAAACGACGTAACTAAAGTCGATGTCGAATACTTCAAAGACTTAGCGCGTGGTGTTGTTGTTAACCAAAAGCAGCTAGACGAAGCGATTCGTCCGCATTTAGCTCGTCCACTTGAAGAGTTGGATATGGTTGAGCTTGCCGTGTTACGTGTTAGTGCTTATGAGCTTAAATTCCGTGAAGATGTGCCATACAAAGTGGCTATCAACGAAGGTATTGAGTTGGCGAAAATGTTCGGCGCTGAAGAGAGCCACAAATTTGTTAACGGTGTACTAGACAAAGCGGTTAAGTTTATTCGCAAATAA
- the ribE gene encoding 6,7-dimethyl-8-ribityllumazine synthase has translation MKVIEGNKYAPGKKFAIVISRFNDFIGSSLLEGAVDELKRTGGVSDEDITVVYVPGAVELPLAAKRVAMKKEHDAIIALGVIIRGGTPHFDLVANESNKGLASVSLDYDIPVAFGVLTTESIEQAIERAGTKMGNKGGEAALGALEMVNVLEQI, from the coding sequence ATGAAAGTAATCGAAGGTAATAAATACGCTCCTGGCAAAAAATTTGCCATTGTCATTTCACGTTTTAACGATTTTATCGGTAGCAGCTTACTTGAAGGCGCTGTTGATGAGTTGAAGCGTACCGGTGGTGTTAGCGATGAAGACATCACGGTTGTATATGTACCGGGAGCGGTTGAACTACCACTAGCAGCAAAACGCGTTGCGATGAAAAAAGAGCACGACGCGATTATTGCGCTAGGTGTGATTATTCGTGGTGGTACGCCACACTTCGATTTAGTTGCTAACGAGTCTAACAAAGGCTTAGCTAGCGTTTCATTAGATTATGACATCCCTGTTGCTTTTGGTGTACTTACTACTGAAAGCATTGAGCAAGCTATCGAGCGCGCGGGCACTAAAATGGGCAACAAAGGGGGAGAAGCCGCCCTTGGAGCTCTAGAAATGGTGAACGTGCTAGAGCAAATTTAA
- a CDS encoding tetratricopeptide repeat protein — protein MEYGPISFYAIFIAVVVLGGSLGGLLQAMRSTSSYKFRKPKFKSANSAAPEYWDLGGFGVILAGVISAFMAIGVLTMAGAADFSPVSKYAFKSYQNGEHDSHHQNNDEILIPVAMFSSAHNDNAVEINRIIKVVVEHNLKRENDSITGSDKAFWTWIKIFSFSILSGFGGVGLVSSAYKRYVGEDEFNDIQQKVKEEYEIARKNTVEIALQRARELIANTQYDEAIKVCDDILTNIHPNHARAIGIKARALSRDGKLAEAIKLLESALSISDMSESVRARMHWNIACYQTRIDFSEGLPEELDCMAWTLGEIRIHLERAIALDEHLRLKLPDGESDLIVLKSLSARGQDWFDNLVRAQ, from the coding sequence ATGGAATACGGACCAATCAGCTTTTACGCTATTTTTATTGCCGTTGTGGTGCTTGGAGGCAGCTTAGGTGGGCTCTTGCAAGCGATGCGTTCAACGTCGTCATATAAGTTTCGCAAACCTAAATTCAAGAGTGCGAATAGCGCCGCCCCAGAGTACTGGGACTTAGGTGGATTCGGTGTCATTCTAGCCGGTGTGATCTCAGCATTTATGGCAATCGGTGTGCTCACCATGGCGGGCGCTGCAGACTTCAGTCCGGTCAGTAAGTATGCATTTAAATCATATCAAAATGGGGAGCACGACTCCCACCATCAAAACAATGACGAAATACTCATTCCTGTTGCGATGTTTTCATCTGCGCATAACGATAACGCCGTTGAGATCAACCGTATTATCAAAGTGGTCGTAGAGCACAATTTGAAACGGGAAAATGACTCAATTACCGGTTCTGATAAAGCATTTTGGACTTGGATTAAAATCTTTTCATTCTCTATTTTAAGCGGCTTTGGTGGTGTAGGACTCGTTTCTAGCGCCTACAAGCGCTACGTTGGCGAAGATGAATTCAATGACATCCAACAAAAGGTGAAAGAAGAGTATGAAATAGCACGTAAGAATACCGTAGAAATCGCACTCCAACGCGCTAGGGAATTGATTGCAAACACACAGTACGATGAAGCAATTAAGGTTTGTGATGACATTCTTACCAACATCCATCCAAACCATGCAAGAGCAATTGGCATAAAAGCCAGAGCACTCAGCCGAGATGGCAAGCTCGCAGAAGCCATCAAGCTGCTAGAAAGCGCACTTTCCATTTCAGATATGAGTGAGTCCGTCAGAGCTCGTATGCATTGGAATATAGCCTGTTATCAGACTCGTATAGATTTTAGCGAAGGCTTACCTGAGGAGCTAGATTGTATGGCCTGGACGCTGGGTGAGATCCGCATCCATTTGGAGCGCGCAATTGCGCTTGATGAGCATTTAAGGTTGAAGCTACCCGACGGTGAAAGTGACCTTATTGTGCTAAAGTCGCTCAGTGCGAGAGGTCAAGATTGGTTTGACAATTTAGTGCGAGCACAATAG
- the ybeD gene encoding DUF493 family protein YbeD: MVKPVKNTKFDEYLEFPCPFTFKIMGLANVNLTDQILAKLQVIAPGDYAPKVKPSSKGTYEAVSLVVTVTSKEHIEQIYTEIGGIEDVRYIL; this comes from the coding sequence GTGGTAAAACCAGTTAAAAATACTAAGTTTGATGAATACTTAGAATTTCCTTGCCCATTTACATTCAAGATTATGGGCCTAGCAAATGTCAATTTGACGGATCAGATCCTAGCCAAACTGCAGGTTATTGCACCGGGTGATTATGCACCAAAGGTTAAACCAAGCAGCAAAGGCACCTATGAAGCCGTATCTCTTGTCGTTACCGTAACCAGCAAAGAGCATATCGAGCAGATTTATACCGAGATCGGTGGCATCGAAGACGTCCGTTACATCCTGTAG
- the dxs gene encoding 1-deoxy-D-xylulose-5-phosphate synthase has translation MKLDSSKYPLLALIDDPSQLRQLPQHKLTAFSDELREYLLNSVSQSSGHFASGLGTVELTVALHYVYNTPSDRLVWDVGHQAYPHKLLTGRRDRMHTIRQKDGLHPFPYREESEYDTFSVGHSSTSISAALGMAIAAEKEGIGRKTVAVIGDGAMTAGMAFEAMNHAGDINPDMLVILNDNEMSISENVGALTNHFAKILSGSFYTNIREGSKKLLSGVPPVKELAGRMEEHLKGMIIPGTFFEELGFNYIGPIDGHNVETLVDTLRNMRNLKGPQLLHVKTQKGKGYKPAEADPIGYHAVPKFDPSVHSLPKSKPSAPTFSKVFGDWLCDMAAQDNKLMAITPAMREGSGMVRFSKEYPAQYFDVAIAEQHAVTLAAGFACEDLNPVVAIYSSFLQRAYDQLIHDVALQNLPVLFAIDRAGVVGADGETHQGAYDLSFLRCIPNMVIMAPSDLNECRQMLYTGHRLNRPAAVRYPRGSAGSADITSEMTELEIGKGKVVREGEKLAILSFGTLFENAQTVAEELNATLVDMRFVKPLDTALIEELVVTHERFVTLEDNAIAGGAGSAVSEYLIAQGHLKPIKLLGLPDEFIKHGSQTEIHAELGLSSEGISQQIKAWVNPQS, from the coding sequence ATGAAACTTGATAGTAGCAAGTATCCTTTACTCGCGTTAATTGACGACCCAAGTCAACTCCGTCAATTACCCCAGCACAAGTTAACCGCGTTTAGTGATGAGCTTCGCGAGTATTTGCTGAACTCAGTCTCTCAAAGTAGCGGTCATTTTGCATCTGGCTTAGGCACTGTAGAGCTTACCGTGGCTTTACACTATGTATATAACACACCAAGCGATAGGCTAGTTTGGGATGTAGGTCATCAAGCCTATCCGCACAAGCTACTGACAGGCCGAAGAGATCGGATGCATACTATTCGCCAAAAGGATGGCTTACATCCTTTCCCCTATAGAGAAGAAAGCGAATACGATACGTTTAGTGTCGGCCATTCTAGTACCTCAATATCAGCGGCACTTGGTATGGCAATTGCTGCTGAAAAGGAAGGCATTGGACGTAAAACCGTCGCCGTTATTGGTGATGGTGCAATGACCGCAGGCATGGCATTTGAAGCCATGAACCACGCTGGCGACATCAATCCGGATATGTTAGTGATCCTAAACGACAACGAAATGTCTATCTCGGAAAACGTTGGCGCACTTACAAATCATTTCGCGAAGATCCTTTCTGGTAGTTTTTACACCAATATTCGCGAAGGCAGCAAAAAACTGCTGTCCGGCGTGCCTCCAGTTAAAGAGCTTGCAGGTCGCATGGAAGAGCATTTAAAGGGGATGATAATCCCTGGTACCTTCTTTGAAGAGCTAGGTTTTAACTATATAGGGCCAATTGACGGACATAATGTAGAGACGCTGGTAGATACGCTGCGTAATATGCGAAACTTAAAAGGTCCTCAACTATTACACGTTAAAACCCAAAAAGGGAAAGGCTATAAACCAGCAGAAGCAGACCCTATTGGTTATCATGCAGTGCCTAAGTTTGATCCAAGCGTGCATAGCTTACCCAAATCCAAACCCAGCGCACCGACCTTTTCAAAAGTGTTTGGTGACTGGCTCTGTGATATGGCCGCACAAGATAATAAGCTGATGGCTATTACACCGGCAATGCGTGAAGGCTCTGGCATGGTGCGCTTTTCTAAAGAGTATCCGGCTCAGTATTTCGATGTCGCTATTGCTGAGCAACATGCAGTAACGCTTGCTGCGGGCTTCGCTTGTGAAGACCTCAACCCAGTTGTTGCAATCTATTCTAGCTTTTTGCAACGCGCATATGACCAACTCATTCATGATGTCGCACTACAAAATCTACCAGTACTTTTTGCTATTGACCGCGCAGGTGTCGTTGGTGCCGATGGTGAAACACACCAAGGGGCTTATGATTTAAGCTTTTTGCGCTGTATTCCTAATATGGTGATCATGGCACCAAGCGACCTCAATGAGTGTCGCCAAATGCTCTATACTGGTCACCGCCTAAATAGGCCAGCTGCGGTAAGATACCCTCGAGGTAGTGCAGGAAGCGCAGACATTACCTCCGAAATGACCGAGCTAGAAATTGGTAAAGGCAAAGTAGTGAGAGAAGGTGAAAAGCTCGCTATTTTAAGCTTTGGTACTTTGTTCGAAAACGCGCAAACTGTTGCCGAAGAGCTAAATGCTACACTTGTGGATATGCGCTTTGTAAAGCCTTTAGACACCGCACTTATCGAAGAGTTAGTGGTAACTCACGAGCGCTTTGTAACACTTGAAGACAATGCGATTGCTGGTGGTGCAGGCTCTGCTGTGAGCGAATATCTAATAGCTCAAGGTCATCTAAAGCCAATCAAACTACTCGGCCTACCTGATGAGTTTATTAAGCATGGCTCGCAAACTGAGATCCACGCTGAATTGGGCTTAAGCAGTGAAGGAATAAGTCAGCAAATTAAGGCTTGGGTAAATCCACAGTCTTGA
- the ispA gene encoding (2E,6E)-farnesyl diphosphate synthase, whose product MSAKLQEKLLFAKTRVENTVLHYFDSVLDTEENIKAATRYSIENGGKRLRPFLVYCTGELFGAVPADLDKAAAAIECVHSYSLVHDDLPAMDDDELRRGRPTCHIQFDEATAILAGDALQTLAFELLSEHQFAVNQHAQIKMISVLAKASGLQGMVGGQALDIAATDRSITIEELERIHKLKTGALLSCAVELGILCGNPERVTEQACNAIRTYGRAIGLAFQVRDDILDVEGDTIVLGKPQGSDLEHNKSTYPALLGLEQAKEKAEQLIDEALDALTVIDGDTEILADLAKYIIDREY is encoded by the coding sequence ATGTCAGCAAAACTACAAGAAAAGCTCCTGTTTGCTAAAACTCGTGTTGAGAACACCGTTTTACACTATTTTGATAGTGTGCTTGATACCGAAGAGAATATAAAAGCTGCTACTCGTTACAGCATAGAAAATGGTGGTAAACGTTTACGACCATTTTTAGTGTATTGCACTGGTGAGCTATTTGGTGCGGTTCCAGCAGACTTAGACAAGGCCGCCGCCGCCATAGAGTGCGTTCATAGCTATTCGTTGGTGCACGATGATTTACCCGCAATGGATGATGACGAACTTAGGCGTGGCCGTCCAACTTGCCATATTCAATTCGATGAAGCGACAGCTATCTTAGCCGGTGATGCCTTACAAACTCTGGCTTTTGAGCTGTTAAGTGAACATCAATTCGCAGTAAACCAACATGCCCAAATAAAAATGATTTCAGTGCTAGCCAAGGCATCGGGTCTACAGGGCATGGTTGGCGGTCAAGCGCTTGATATAGCCGCGACCGATCGTTCAATTACCATAGAGGAACTTGAACGCATTCATAAGCTAAAAACAGGTGCGCTGCTAAGCTGTGCTGTAGAGCTTGGGATCTTATGCGGCAATCCAGAGCGAGTTACGGAGCAAGCATGTAATGCAATACGCACTTATGGTCGTGCAATTGGCCTAGCATTCCAAGTCAGAGATGACATTCTTGATGTAGAAGGTGACACGATAGTGCTTGGTAAGCCACAGGGTTCTGACTTGGAACATAATAAGTCTACCTACCCTGCATTGTTAGGTTTAGAGCAAGCAAAAGAAAAAGCCGAACAGTTGATAGATGAGGCACTGGATGCACTTACAGTAATCGACGGTGACACAGAAATACTTGCAGATTTAGCAAAATACATCATAGATCGAGAATATTAA
- the lipB gene encoding lipoyl(octanoyl) transferase LipB: MESRQLIVRQLGLCSYEPIWHKMQSFTDERDDTTADEIWLVEHEPVFTQGQAGKEEHVLAPGDIPVVKVDRGGQVTYHGPGQQMLYVLLNLRRLKIGVRELVTWLEESIIDSLKEYGIEAYAKADAPGVYVNDSKIASLGLRVRRGCSFHGLALNVNMDLGPFLRINPCGYAGMNMVQSSEINGPQTVAEAGAGLVKHMLKRINAEHVEYTEGFENV; the protein is encoded by the coding sequence ATGGAATCTCGTCAGTTAATTGTGCGCCAACTCGGCCTTTGTAGTTACGAGCCAATTTGGCACAAAATGCAATCTTTTACCGATGAACGTGATGACACCACAGCGGATGAAATCTGGCTGGTGGAACATGAGCCTGTTTTTACACAAGGTCAAGCCGGTAAAGAAGAGCATGTCTTGGCGCCAGGCGACATTCCCGTCGTAAAAGTGGATCGCGGTGGCCAAGTTACCTACCACGGTCCTGGGCAACAAATGCTTTATGTACTGCTCAACTTACGACGATTAAAAATAGGGGTACGTGAACTTGTCACTTGGCTAGAGGAAAGCATTATCGACTCCCTAAAAGAATATGGGATAGAGGCTTACGCTAAAGCCGATGCACCAGGTGTATACGTCAACGATAGCAAGATAGCATCTCTTGGACTTAGAGTCCGCCGTGGCTGCTCGTTTCATGGTCTCGCGCTCAACGTTAATATGGACCTTGGTCCATTTTTACGAATAAACCCTTGTGGTTATGCGGGCATGAATATGGTGCAAAGTAGCGAAATTAATGGACCTCAAACCGTCGCTGAAGCGGGGGCTGGTCTGGTAAAACACATGCTAAAACGCATTAATGCTGAGCATGTCGAATACACTGAAGGGTTTGAAAACGTATGA
- a CDS encoding aromatic amino acid transport family protein yields the protein MLKNKTLGSMLIVAGTTIGAGMLALPIASAGLGFSTAIALLAITWLLMTYTALLMLEVHQYADQDATLNTLAKNLLGKAGQYVANFSMVFLFYALCSAYIAGGGAQLQSKLVSVLGDEITPQLGSVLLAVIIATIVTLGTSTVDKLNQLLFTIKVIVLASLFFILTPYVHGQHLIDMPVEQGLVIAAIPVIFTSFGFHGSIPSIVKYVGVDIRQLRKVMMFGASLPLIIYVFWQLLSQGVMGQESLMASEGLPGFVTSISSIARNDNVQLFVTIFADLALATSFLGVSLGLFDFFADAFKKQDTKKDRIKTAFITFLPPLGFALFYPKGFIMALGYAAIALVVLAVFLPVAMVWKQRKVRGNDGYQVKGGTLGLGLAAIFGVMIITSQLMQMAGLIPSLG from the coding sequence GTGCTTAAGAATAAAACTTTGGGCAGCATGCTGATTGTAGCAGGTACTACAATTGGCGCGGGTATGCTCGCCCTCCCTATTGCATCAGCAGGACTCGGCTTTTCTACCGCTATCGCATTATTAGCAATCACATGGTTGTTAATGACCTATACCGCTTTACTTATGCTGGAAGTACATCAATACGCAGATCAAGACGCAACGCTAAATACACTGGCGAAAAACTTACTCGGTAAAGCGGGCCAATATGTGGCAAATTTTTCGATGGTGTTTTTGTTCTATGCACTCTGTTCAGCTTATATCGCGGGAGGTGGTGCACAACTTCAAAGCAAACTGGTTAGTGTATTAGGTGATGAGATCACTCCCCAACTCGGTTCAGTATTGCTTGCTGTTATCATAGCAACCATAGTGACTTTAGGCACAAGTACCGTCGATAAGCTTAACCAATTACTATTTACCATTAAAGTTATCGTGCTCGCGAGTTTGTTTTTTATCCTGACTCCCTATGTTCATGGCCAACATCTTATCGATATGCCAGTGGAGCAAGGACTTGTTATTGCGGCAATTCCTGTCATTTTCACTTCATTTGGATTTCATGGCTCAATTCCGTCAATCGTTAAGTACGTGGGCGTAGATATCCGCCAATTACGTAAAGTAATGATGTTTGGTGCTTCCCTTCCACTTATCATCTATGTGTTTTGGCAGTTACTGAGCCAAGGCGTTATGGGGCAAGAGAGCTTAATGGCAAGTGAGGGGCTGCCGGGTTTTGTCACCAGTATTTCGTCTATCGCACGCAACGACAACGTACAATTATTTGTGACGATATTTGCAGATTTAGCACTCGCGACCTCATTCTTAGGTGTGAGTCTCGGTCTATTCGACTTTTTTGCTGATGCCTTTAAAAAGCAAGATACCAAGAAAGACCGTATAAAAACGGCGTTCATTACCTTTTTACCACCGCTTGGCTTTGCCCTCTTTTATCCAAAGGGCTTTATTATGGCACTGGGATATGCAGCGATTGCGCTCGTGGTGTTAGCGGTATTTCTACCTGTTGCTATGGTATGGAAACAGAGGAAAGTTAGAGGTAATGATGGATATCAGGTTAAAGGTGGTACGCTTGGACTAGGACTTGCCGCTATTTTCGGTGTGATGATCATTACCTCTCAGCTAATGCAAATGGCTGGTCTTATTCCTAGTTTAGGGTGA
- the lipA gene encoding lipoyl synthase, giving the protein MSKPVKMEPGVKLRDAEKMALIPVKVMPTEREEMLRKPEWLKIRLPKSSERIDGIKQAMRKHGLHSVCEEASCPNLSECFNHGTATFMILGAICTRRCPFCDVAHGRPLKPDAQEPEKLALTIKDMKLSYVVITSVDRDDLRDGGAQHFADCIREIRKHNPGITIEILVPDFRGRMDRALEILSETPPDVFNHNLETAPRLYKLARPGADYKWSLELLRRFKEMHPEVRTKSGLMVGLGEEISEIEEVLRDLREHNVDMLTVGQYLQPSKHHLPVKRYVPPVEFDGLKEYADEIGFSHAACGPFVRSSYHADQQAAGKEVK; this is encoded by the coding sequence ATGAGTAAACCAGTCAAAATGGAGCCAGGGGTAAAGCTCCGCGATGCTGAAAAAATGGCATTGATCCCAGTTAAAGTCATGCCGACAGAACGCGAAGAAATGCTGAGAAAGCCTGAGTGGTTAAAGATCCGTTTACCAAAATCAAGTGAACGTATCGATGGCATTAAACAAGCAATGCGTAAGCACGGCTTACACTCTGTTTGTGAAGAGGCGTCATGCCCAAACCTTTCTGAGTGCTTTAATCACGGTACAGCAACCTTTATGATTTTAGGTGCCATTTGTACTCGCCGCTGTCCATTCTGCGATGTGGCCCACGGTCGTCCGCTAAAACCTGACGCCCAAGAGCCGGAAAAGCTTGCACTTACCATCAAAGACATGAAGTTGAGCTACGTTGTTATTACCTCTGTTGACCGTGACGATTTGCGCGACGGTGGTGCGCAGCACTTTGCTGACTGTATTCGTGAGATCCGTAAGCACAACCCAGGTATTACAATCGAAATTCTCGTGCCTGATTTCCGTGGTCGTATGGATAGAGCGCTTGAAATCTTGAGTGAAACACCACCAGATGTATTCAACCACAACCTTGAAACTGCACCAAGACTTTACAAGCTAGCGCGTCCAGGTGCCGATTATAAGTGGTCGCTCGAATTACTACGCCGCTTTAAAGAAATGCACCCAGAGGTAAGAACAAAGTCAGGCTTAATGGTTGGACTAGGCGAAGAAATCTCTGAAATTGAAGAAGTCTTAAGAGACTTGCGCGAGCATAATGTAGATATGCTCACCGTAGGCCAATATCTGCAACCTTCAAAGCACCACTTGCCAGTAAAACGCTACGTGCCACCGGTTGAATTTGATGGGCTAAAAGAATATGCCGACGAGATAGGCTTTAGCCACGCAGCTTGCGGACCATTTGTACGCTCTAGCTACCATGCGGATCAGCAAGCCGCCGGTAAAGAAGTAAAATAA
- the thiL gene encoding thiamine-phosphate kinase — MKEFELINHYFKGRGITRRDVELGIGDDCALVSIPAGNQLAVTTDTLVAGVHFFEDIPPRALGHRVIAVNLSDLAAMGAEPTWVSLGLTLPSADLEWLEAFTEGMHEIAEYYNVQVIGGDTTQGPLTITVCAKGIVPTGKALKRSGARVGDWIYVTGPLGDAGLAIEARKQGWTLEPKHHKAALEKFHYPAPRVAAGQVLRGLATSAIDISDGLLADLKHILRSSTVGAKINADKVPQSDALRSSLDEDARMRLALGFGDDYELLFTVNDNNKNAVETRLKQYGVEPVCIGQITANNGEIQLLKKGQPYQLAGLGFEHFS; from the coding sequence ATGAAAGAATTTGAGCTAATCAATCACTATTTTAAAGGCCGCGGCATTACTCGCCGAGATGTAGAGCTTGGGATCGGTGACGACTGTGCCTTGGTTTCGATCCCCGCTGGGAACCAGCTTGCGGTAACAACCGACACGCTAGTTGCGGGTGTGCACTTTTTTGAAGATATACCACCTCGGGCACTTGGCCACCGTGTTATCGCGGTGAATCTTAGCGATTTAGCTGCAATGGGTGCTGAGCCTACTTGGGTATCGCTTGGCTTAACACTACCCAGCGCTGATTTGGAGTGGTTAGAAGCTTTTACTGAGGGCATGCATGAAATTGCTGAGTACTATAACGTACAGGTGATAGGTGGAGATACGACGCAAGGTCCATTGACTATCACCGTATGTGCAAAGGGTATTGTGCCAACCGGTAAAGCACTCAAGCGCTCAGGAGCCCGAGTGGGGGATTGGATTTATGTAACAGGCCCGCTAGGTGACGCAGGGCTTGCAATCGAAGCGCGAAAGCAAGGCTGGACGCTTGAGCCAAAACACCACAAAGCGGCGCTTGAAAAATTTCACTACCCAGCGCCACGGGTTGCTGCGGGTCAAGTACTTAGAGGCCTCGCAACCTCAGCAATTGATATCTCAGACGGTCTACTCGCGGATCTTAAGCACATTTTACGCAGCTCAACAGTGGGCGCTAAGATAAACGCGGATAAAGTCCCGCAGTCTGACGCGCTGCGTTCAAGTCTTGATGAAGACGCACGCATGCGACTTGCGCTGGGTTTTGGTGATGACTACGAATTACTATTCACGGTCAATGATAATAATAAAAATGCCGTGGAAACCAGATTAAAGCAATATGGTGTTGAGCCAGTTTGTATTGGCCAAATTACGGCCAATAATGGTGAAATTCAATTGCTTAAAAAAGGTCAACCTTACCAGCTTGCAGGGCTTGGTTTTGAGCATTTTAGCTAG